The Phyllopteryx taeniolatus isolate TA_2022b chromosome 17, UOR_Ptae_1.2, whole genome shotgun sequence genome window below encodes:
- the arl10 gene encoding ADP-ribosylation factor-like 10, giving the protein MSRGGTARESEETAAVGVRTRPPASDSTPAAGPAHMVLLRHISVALTAAVAALGSAIFIALSYFYPRPICAPYAQYSTIQEEEEDRGKRQVLVLGLDGAGKSSVLQSLTPGRAKRSRCRPTRGFNFMSLSVPACQLNFLEIGGGEELRCYWSEYLIRTHVLVYVVDSSDRSRLPLAKSELHRLLEVQPQLPVVVLGNKQDKPDAVSVSELHEALSLGSVAEDRNLFLLATQLAFDGTLRNSCRGLDTFQDLLLELV; this is encoded by the exons ATGTCGAGAGGAGGAACCGCACGAGAGTCAGAAGAGACAGCGGCAGTCGGCGTCCGCACTCGTCCGCCAGCCAGCGACTCCACTCCGGCTGCCGGCCCCGCACACATGGTGCTCCTTCGGCACATCTCGGTGGCGCTGACCGCTGCCGTGGCCGCGCTGGGCTCCGCGATCTTCATCGCCCTCAGCTACTTCTACCCGAGGCCAATATGTGCACCGTACGCCCAATATTCTACCATCCAGGAA GAGGAAGAGGACCGCGGGAAGCGTCAGGTCCTGGTTCTGGGCTTGGACGGGGCCGGGAAGAGCAGCGTGCTTCAGAGCCTGACGCCCGGGCGGGCCAAGAGGAGCCGCTGCCGGCCCACCCGGGGCTTCAACTTCATGAGCCTCAGCGTGCCCGCTTGTCAGCTGAACTTCCTGGAGA TTGGAGGTGGCGAGGAATTGCGCTGCTACTGGTCTGAGTATCTGATCAGGACTCACGTGCTGGTCTACGTGGTGGACTCGTCCGACCGAAGCCGCCTCCCGCTGGCCAAGTCGGAGCTGCACCGCCTCCTGGAGGTGCAACCCCAGCTCCCCGTGGTGGTCCTGGGGAACAAACAG GATAAACCGGATGCCGTGAGCGTGTCAGAGCTCCACGAGGCCTTGTCTCTGGGCTCGGTGGCGGAGGACAGAAATCTGTTCCTCCTGGCCACCCAGCTGGCCTTCGACGGGACCCTGAGGAACTCCTGCCGAGGCCTGGACACCTTCCAGGATCTGCTGCTCGAGCTTGTCTGa